The Fusobacterium pseudoperiodonticum DNA window GATTTTATCTAATCGCCTCATTTAAAAAACTATTTAAATTTAAAGTTAATGATTACATTGTATCTATTTATAAACTAGCTATATTGATATTATCTAACTAAATCCTAAATCACAATTCTAAAAACTTTATAAGGCTGATTTTATTAAATTTTTATCAGTTATAATAAGTATGACTAGAATCAGAATTAGAATTGATAATAACATCGTATAATAGCTCCTTTCAAAAAAATTATTTCATACATTATATAAAAAATAGCTCAAAAAATAAAATATATATTATATATATTAAGTATAAATATAATCTATGTTAGCTGTTAGAAATAAAAAATAGATCGTTAGCAAGTAGATAAAAAAATTCTTTGAAAGATTTAAAAAATTTCTAGTTATATATAATGATTACTTGTTAGCCTATAATGTTTCAAGAGGCTGTTGCAAATTAACAAAAAGTAAAAAATAGTTCGTTACTGAGTAAATTTCTTAACGATAAAAAATCAAGAATTCGCTGCAAATCAGGAAACTCACTTCGTTCAGACACTCCTGCATTTGCTCGGCTCATTCTATTTGATTTTTTATCTAAAATTTCCATTCGTAACTCACTTATTTTTTTATTTATTTTCAATAAAAAATAAAAAATTAAAAAAATTTTAAAAATAATACTTGACAAGATAAGTCAGATATAGTATTAT harbors:
- a CDS encoding riboflavin synthase subunit alpha, producing the protein MEILDKKSNRMSRANAGVSERSEFPDLQRILDFLSLRNLLSNELFFTFC